The Malus domestica chromosome 06, GDT2T_hap1 genome has a segment encoding these proteins:
- the LOC103438222 gene encoding polcalcin Syr v 3-like has protein sequence MATSGALTSTGPKPVVTDEVLKVFKSFDASGDGKISVNELGNDLKALGFNVSNDKLKRVKVDLDTDNDGFICLDEFNAFWVSSSLNRSPKPTTRYLTSIAICQARDARLVEGPHN, from the coding sequence ATGGCAACCAGCGGAGCCCTAACCTCGACAGGCCCCAAACCCGTAGTCACCGACGAGGTCCTGAAAGTCTTCAAAAGCTTCGACGCCAGCGGCGATGGCAAGATCTCCGTCAACGAGCTCGGCAACGACCTCAAGGCCCTCGGCTTCAACGTCTCAAACGACAAGCTCAAGCGTGTTAAGGTCGATCTCGACACCGACAATGATGGCTTCATTTGCCTTGACGAGTTCAACGCCTTCTGGGTCTCCTCCAGCTTAAACAGGAGTCCAAAACCTACGACCCGATATCTCACTTCTATAGCTATATGTCAGGCACGAGACGCAAGACTGGTTGAAGGTCCACATAACTGA